The following DNA comes from Mesoplasma sp. JKS002658.
GGTGTATATAATATTAATGAGAGTTAAAAGTGCCGTGAGGCACTTTTTTAAAGATTGGAGAGCAAATTATGAGCAGATTTCCCCAAGGGTGAGAAACCTTTTTTGAAGAAGAGGTAAAAAAGGATTACTTTCAACAACTTTGAAAGACAGTTCAACACGAATATTACACCACGACAGTTTATCCGCCAGGAAAAGATGTTTTTGCAGTGTTTAAACTAGTCCGTCCAGAAGACGTCAAGATTGTCTTACTTGGTCAAGATCCTTATCATGGAAAAAATCAAGCTAATGGTATTGCTTTTTCAACTGCTTCAGCAATTACACCACGCAGTTTGGCTAACATGTTTAAAGAATTAAAGAGTGATTTAGATATCGATCATCCTAGTAATGATTTAAGTGGCTGAGTAGCGCAAGGTGTCTTTTTATTGAATACGATTTTAACTGTGCGTGAACACCAACCCCTAAGTCATCAAGAGCTGGGGTGAGAAACTTTTGTTTTAAATGTTCTTAATTTCTTAAATTCTAACAACAAAGTGATTTTGTACTGTGCTTTTGGTAATCAAGCAATGAAAATGTATAGTAAAATTAATGGTATTAAGTCAGAGAATATCTTGAGGTATGGACACCCGAGTCCGTTTAGCTATGATAAATATTTCAAAGGTACCCGTCCCTTCAGTCAAATCAATAGTTGGTTAGAGTTTCATGATTTAACACCAATTAATTGGGCACAATAAAAAAATTGAAAAGGATCTTGGTTGGATGAAATCAATTAGTAGGTATTTGTTAACTGAGAATAATTTAGCTCATGTCGTTGCTTATTTTTTGTTGAGTCTAATTGCTTTATTTTTAATTTATTCTTTAATCCGCTCAACTTTTTTTAAACGTACTTACAAGGGATTTAAGTTCACAACTAAAAAGATTACTTATATTGCGATGATGGCAGCAGTTTCTTCTGCAGTAACAGTTGTGATTTCTTTGACTTTACCGATTACTGTTCTTCCTCCTGTTCGGATGTCTTTTGAAGGAATCATGATTAAAATTGCGGGAATGTTCTTTGGACCGCTGGTAGGAATGATTGTGGGATTGATTACTGAATTAATCACGATAATGTTTGTGCCTTCCTATATCCATATAGCCTATTTGCTTTTAGAGTTGGGAGTCGGTTTTTTAAGTGGAATTGCAGCAGTTTCTCAAAAATGAACTGGGAAAAAGAAGTGATTAACGTTTTTAGTAATTAACCTTTTTATTATTCTTTATGGCGTGATTATGGTTTTAATTACGAGTAGTTATGATCAAAATGTTAAAATCTTTGGTGCAGAAATTAGTCCTGATACCTATAAATTTGTTTTTATTGGTATCCTTGGTGCGAGTTTATTTGTTATTTGGATGGTTGTAGGAGTTTTTCTGGTCATAGAAAAGTCAGAGCTCTTAGAGATTGTTTTACCAATTATTTTGCTTTGTGTAATTACTGAATTTTTAGCAACTACCTTAATTGGATCTTGAGGAGATTCTAGTTTTTTAGGTATTCCGCGTGATAATGGAGGTTATACTTCGATTTTAATGGTGCGTCTGATTGAATCGCCACTAAAAATCTTATTCAACACGATAATTTTATCAACGGTCTATTACATTTTAAGACCATTAGTAAAAACAAAATAGGAGGATTAATTGTGAAAATTTATGATTCATTGACTAAAACAACACAAGAGTTAAAGGTGACAAATAACCAAATTCGTCTTTATTGTTGTGGACCAACAGTTTATAACTACATTCATTTAGGAAATAGTCGACCAAGTTTTACAATGGACTTTTTGGTGCGTTTTTTGCAGTGGAAGGGTATTAAGGTTGATTATTTGCAAAATATCACTGATGTTGATGACAAGATTATTGATAAAGCTCTTGCTGCTAAACAATCAGAAACAGATTTAGCAAATTTTTATACTGATGCTTATCTTGAAGATTTATCTGCATTACACATCCAACCTCCAACCAAGCTTATTAAAGTATCAACTGTCATTGATTTGATGATTGAATTCATTCAAAAGTTAGTTCATCAAGGTGACGCTTATCTTGAACAAGAAAACGTCTTTTTTGACTTAAATCGTTGAAAAGGAGAGTATGGAAAGTTATCTAACCGTACTTTAGATAGTTTAGCTGTTGCACGGATTGAACCAGAAACTAATCTCAAACATCACCCTGCTGATTTTGCGTTATGAAAAAAAACCGAAGTAGGAATTAAGTGAACTGCTCCTTTTGGGATAGGGAGACCTGGGTGACACACTGAATGTGCTCTCCTAAATGATTTTTATTTTAACCACCAAACTTTAAGTATTCATGGTGGTGGGGTTGATTTAAAGTTTCCTCACCATGAAAATGAACGGATTCAGTATCTTGCTGCTAACAATAGAGAGTTAAGTGAAATTTGAATGCACAACGGTCATTTAACTTTTAATGATGAAAAAATGTCAAAATCTTTAGATAATATGATTTTGGTGCGAGACTTCTTAAAAGATTATCATCCTGATGTTTTACGATGATTGTTTTTAACTACTGCTTATACCCAACCTTTGGATGTCAGTCATGATCTTTTAACTCAGGGTCAAAAGTTTTTAGATCGCTTAAATAACTTAACTAAAAAAGCGAAACAACTAACCGCTTTTAACCAGTTAATTGATGAAAGTACCAAAGAAAGTTCTTCGCATTTTTTAGAACGATTTAATGACTTTATGAATGATGATTTGAACACCCCTTTAGTTCTTAGCGTTCTTGAACAAGCAATTAAAGCAATTAATAAAGACTTAATGAAAGACAAAATAACCCCTGATTTTTATCAATTAAAAACTATGTTAAAGGTTTTAGGTTTTTCTACTAGTGTGAATCTTGCAGTTAATCAGGAAGAAAAGTCGTTATTTTTAGCTTGGAAAAAAGCTTTGGAACAAAAAGATTATAAAAATGCTGATACTTTGCGAAGCCAATTAATTGCTAAAGGATTACTTTAAAATGAAGAATTTAATTTATGGTAGACGAGTGGTAGAAGAATTTATCCAAAAGCACCCAACAATGGTCAAACAAGTGTGAACTAGTCATTACCAAGAACTAGTTAAGAGAACTTCACTTAATCAAACCTTAATAACTGTTAGTACAAATCAAAAAATGGAAAAAATGTTTGATCAAAAAGTTAATCATCAAGGATATGTGGCAGAAATTAAAGAATTTAATTACACCCCATTTAACGAACTGCTTGCCGCGATTAATACCCAAGAAAAGGCAATAGTTTTGGTGTTAGACCAAATTCACGATCCTTATAATTTTGGAGCTATTATCCGGAGTGCGACACTTTTGAATGTTAGTTATCTGATTATTTTAGACCATAAACAAGTTTTAGTTAACCCAACAGTGGTTAAAACTAGTGCGGGAACTGCTTATGATATGATAATTTCTAAAGTTAACAATCTAACTAATGCGTTAGAAAAATTGAAAGAAGTCGGTTTTTGAATTTATGCTTCTAATTTAAACCAAGAAGCTCTTGATGCAAGAAAAATTGATTATGCACCAAAAACAGTGGTAATTATTGGTAACGAAGAAAAAGGGATAGGAGAAAAATTGACCCATCATGCTGATGTTAATGTTTTTCTACCTTCAACCCAGAAGATTGATTCTTATAACGCTTCAGTTGCTGCATCATTGTTGATGTTCATTATTAGTGACCACATCAATTTAATTTAGTTGAAAAAGGGAACATTTCTTAAAAAATGCTCCCTTTTTGTGTTTTTCTTGGTTAACTTGTTTAAGTTAATGGGAAAAAATTAATTCTTGTCCTTATACCGAAATAGGAAGTAAGGGATAAAAAATGAAAAATAGCGAAATTAAATATCATGTAAACCGTGAAGAACACCATTTTGACCCATTAAGCACAAGTCAAAGTGACCGGTGAAGAATTTATCAACAATTAAGTAAATGCAAGAATTATGCGATTAATAAAAGTTATCGATGTTATTATAATTTACCAATTGAGAAAGAAGATTTAGAACTAGTTGCTTGAATTGCTTTTAACGAAGCCATCAACAAGTATGAAAATCAAAAGGGAAGGAAAACTTTTGAATCTTTTTTAATTGATGCAATTACATGACGGTGCAATGATTATTGTGAACGTTATGTTACCAATCATCATAAAGTTTTGAATTTAGCAAGCACAAAAAATTGAAGTGAGGAAAGGGTTGGTAACGTGAATGAATTATTTGACCAAAAAATTGCTTTAGATTCCTTGTTTGCTTGTTATTTAGCAACTCTAAAAGATTATGATAAACAGTTGGTAGCAAAAGCGTTAATTTATGATTATCTCGAACCTAAAAACATTTACCAGAAATATCCGATGAGTAAATCAAAAGTCTATCGTTTATCAAAAGAAGTGATAAAAGATATCACCCACCTTCTGATTTAATCATTTTCTAATTTATGATATTCTATATATTGTAATGTAATAAAAAGGGAGTAATTATGCCAAAAGACCATCGTAAGATTATTTTAGTTTGCTCTGATTGTTTAAGTCGTAACTACTCTTTAACTAAGGGAAATTTAACACAAAAAGAACGTTTAGAAGTAAAGAAATATTGTTCAACTTGTAATCGTCATACCCTACACAAAGAAAGTAGGTAAGATTTGATGACTCCACAAGAAAAAGAGTTAAAAAAAACCCAAAAAAGGTTAAAAAAAGAGGCGAAGGCCAAGACGAGAGTTACTCGTAAACAAGCAAAGAGCAAAAAGTCTGATCATGCTCAGAGTGAAGGGACGACTAAACGGGTTTTGAGAGAAAAAGAAATCAAGAAAAATCTCTATAACCGGAGTAACTTTAAAGCCACAAAAACCAAAGAAAAAATTGATTGAAAACTTTCTTTTAAGGAATTTCCAGTCAAAATGGTTAAAGAAGTGAGCAAGATTAAATGGTCAGGTAAGCAAAATTTAACCAATAAGTTTGTGCAAGTAATTATCTTTATGTTAATTTTTGCAGTGGTTTTTTATTTAATTGACTGAGGATTTCAGACGTTATTTTCAGTGATGCACGTGATATAGAAGAGTGGAGTATTAAAAATGAATTTGGAAAACGAAAAATTAGAAGCGGAATTAGAGAAATATCCAGGCCAATGGTTCGTAATTAATAGTAATACTGGGCATGAAGACAAGGTTCGCCAGGACTTATTAGAAAAAGTTAAAAATCAAAATCTGGGTAACATTATTTTTGATGTGCGAATTTCAAAGTACTTGACTGAAACTAAGAGTGGTAAAGAAACAGAAAAAAACAAATTTCCTGGATATATTTTCATTAATATGAACATGACTGAAGAAGCATGATTTATTGTGCGTAATACTCCAGGAGTAACTGGGTTTATTGGTTCATCTGGAAGAGGAGCAAAACCATTTCCATTAACAAGCGAAGAAGTGGCAAGAATGATTTTAAATGACCAAACCCAATCTGATCCTGTTGAGCCATTAGAACCAAGTAAAGAAGTTAAACCTGTTTCTGGAAATAAAGTGATTACTTCTGGACCAAATGCTACTCAGGAAAAAGTTGTTTATACTGCTGATTTCAAAATTGGTGATCAAGTAGTAATTCAAACTGGACCGTTTATGAACAAAGATGGAAAAGTTATTGATATGGATTTTGATAAGGGAGTAGCGATTATTTCAATTGAGATGTTTGGTCGTTATACACCAACCGAGGTCGAATTTAAAAACGCAAAAATCCTCACTGAAGATTAATCGTTTAAGAAAAATAATGTAATTGTAGTTGAATACCAGTGCAATGTGAATCGGATTGTTAGCTCTTTTTTAAAAGGGCTTTTTTCTTGTTCAAAATTAACAAAAAGTCTGGAAATATGTCGAAATTAACTAAGAAAAAAGCTCAAAATTATTAAAATTATGTTAAAATCAATGAGTAAATTTTATTGTGGAAGAAGCCAAGAGTTTCGTTTGGACCACAGCGAGTAGAGAGAAAGAGGAAATACCCGTGGCTAAAAAAGTAACACGTATTGCAAAACTGGAATTTATGGCAATGCAAGCCAAACCTGGAGCAGAACTAGCTTCTTTGGGAATTAACATGCCAGAATTCACCAAACAATTTAACGACGCAACTAAAGAAAGAGCAGGAGATGTTGTGCCAGTTGTTATTACTGCTTATGATGATAAATCATTTGATTTTGTCTTAAAAACAACTCCTGCCCCAGTGATGTTGAAAAAAGCTGCTAAGATTCAAAAAGCAGCGCATAATCCTGGAAAGGAAACTGCTGGAACGATTAGTATTGAAGATTTAAGAAGCATTGCTGAGTATAAATTACCAGACTTGAATGCTAATAGTGTTGAAGCGGCTATGAAAATTATTGCTGGAACTGCTAAAAATATGGGAATTAAAATTACTGGATGAGATGAAGGGGAAACTAAATAATGGCAAAGTTGAGTAAAAATCGTAAAGCAGCTTTAACAAAAGTTGATAAGAAAACCCTTTATCCAGTTGCTCAAGCAATTAATTTAATGAAAGAAGTTGCTTCAACTAAGTTTGATGAAACTGTTGAATTGGCTTTCAACTTAAACATTGATCCGCGTAAAGCCGATCAACAAGTTAGAGGGGCGGTTGTTTTACCTTCAGGAACTGGTAAAAGTCAACGTGTTTTGGTTTTAACTACTACTAAAACAAAAGAAGCAACTGATGCTGGTGCTGATTTTGTTGGTTCTGATGACATGATTTATAAAATTCAAAATGAAAATTGGTTTGACTTTGATGTGATTATTGCCACTCCAGAAATCATGGCTAAATTAGGACCAATTGGTAAAGTTTTAGGACCTAAAGGTTTGATGCCTAACCCAAAAACTGGAACTGTTACAATGGATGTTAAAAAAGCTATTGAAGATGTTAAAAAAGGAAAAGTAGAGTATCGTGCTGATAAAGAAGGAAACATTCACACGATTATTGGAAAAGTTTCTTTTGATGTTAGCGCTTTAGAAAACAACTTTAAGACTATCCTTAGTGAACTACAAAGAGTTAAACCTCAAACTGTTAAAGGTGACTATATCAAGAGTGTGACAATCTCTTCAACAATGGGTCCAGGAATTAAAATTCAATTAAATTAAGAAAATCGTCTTTTCTCAAGACGTTTTTTATTGTAATTGTTCTTGGTTTTAGATATGATGATAATGCTATTAGTACCGAAGAAAGTAACTGGGAAACCTTAATTTGTTACCGAGGAAAAAGCTAGAACATATCTTTATTAATAAAAGTTTGCTTTTTAACCTTGGTCGAAAATTAGATCAAGGTTTTTCTTATTTATTCGTTAAACATAAAAAGGGGGGAAATAGATGACACAAGAAAGACCAGCACACGCCAAAAAGGCTTTGGTTATTCAAGAAATTGCCCAAAAATTAACCACTAACAATGGGGTGGCAATTGCTGAATACAAAAACTTAACAGTTGCGCAAATGACAACTTTACGTCAAGAAGCGTTAAAACAAGGTATCGAAGTTAAAGTGTACAAGGATTCATTAGTAAGAAGAGCTGCTAGTGAAAGTAACCTTGAACCTTTAAATGAATTCTTAACTCAACAAAATGTTTTCATTTTTTCAAAAGAAGACGGGGTGGCAGCACCTAAACTCGTGGCTGAATTTGCCAAAAAGAACAAAGATTTAGTTTTAAAAGCAGGAATCTTTGAAGGTAAAATTCAAGACACAACTGCAATTAATAACATTGCTTCTCTTCCATCAAAAGAAGAACTTTATTCAATGTTTGCCAACTCTTTATTGTATCCATTGCGTCAAGTGATGAATGCAATCAAAGCAGTTGCTGACACTAAAGCGTAGTTAAATAAGAATAACAACAAACTCGTACTAGATAGTATTAATTATGAAAACCATTAAAGGAGAATAAAATTATGGCAGTCACAAAAGACGATATTATTAAAGCATTAGAAACCATGACTTTAACTGATCTAAACGATTTAGTTAAAGGAATTGAAGAACACTTTGGAGTAGTTGCTGCTGCTGCAGTTGCTGCCCCAGCAGCTGGAGCTGACGCTGCTGCTGCCCCTTCAGAAGTAACTGTTTTCTTAGCAGAAGCAGGAGCACAAAAAGTGCAAGTTATCAAAGTAGTTAAAGAACTTACTGGATTAGGGTTAATGGATGCCAAAAAATTGGTTGATGGAACTTTACCAGTAGCAATTAAGGAAAACATTAAACCAGAAGAAGCAGAACAAATTAAAGAAAAATTAGTTGCTGCTGGAGCTTCAGTAGATATTAAATAATTAGACTTATTTAAAACCTAATTAAATAACAAGGCAAATTTATTTCTATAAATTTGCCTTTTTTCTTTGTTTTTATGGTAAAATTTTTGCAGTGATTTTAGTTTAGTTAGTTAAGAGCTTCTACTAGATCAAGCATTTAATAAAATCTGCAGATAATTAACAGTAGAAAGTGATACTTGCATGATTAGTCTTGAATATTTTCTCGATGAAAAATGGTATAAGAAAAATCTTTCTAAATTAAAGGACAATCGTTTTTTAACTAAACTACCTGGAATTAAAGGTAACAAGTTTAGTTGAAAATTCAGAGAAAATGTACAACAAGACCGTTTTCTTTTTGATTATCTTGCTGCTTATCGGGTTGACCGAATGGAAAAAACTTACCGTGGGTTTAATTATTTTGAGATTATCAGTTTTCTTTTAATTGATGGTAACTTAAAAGAGGACAAACCCGCCAGTGTTTTATATAAGAATTTAGTGCAGTTGAACAATGACAGATTGAAGCCTAATTCTTATGACTTGAAGTTGATGCGGAACATTCTGCAAGTATATGATTTAATATATCAAAACAATTTTCCTTTAAACGAGGAAAATTTTGAACTTGTGGTTCACATTTTATTTTTGGGGTTGGATTCTAGTTTAGATTCTTTAAGTGATCGAAAAAGAACAAAAGAAACTCCAAGTGCCTTTCATCATTTATTAGATCCAGGATTAATTGATCAAGAGATGCATAACTTTTGGGAATACTTAAAAGACATTCCTGAAAATGATTTTTCTGGATTTACTAAAGCGTTTATTTTAGGGTTAGAGTTTCTCTATATCAGTCCGTTTCAAAGTTTAAACCTAATGATGATGCAGTTTATTATTAAATGGTATTTATTTCAACTTGATAATGACTTTACTTATCTTGGCTTTGGTTTGCTAATGGGGGTAAATTTCGAAACATTTGTTGAAGTGATTGATGAATTGTTTGCAACTGATTTTAATTGTGACCGATATTTAGCTTTGTTTCGGTTAATGACTAAAAACCAAGCTAATATGATGAAACGATTTTATTGAATGGTTAATAGCGTGAAGAAACCTTTAAGAACGAA
Coding sequences within:
- the cysS gene encoding cysteine--tRNA ligase, encoding MKIYDSLTKTTQELKVTNNQIRLYCCGPTVYNYIHLGNSRPSFTMDFLVRFLQWKGIKVDYLQNITDVDDKIIDKALAAKQSETDLANFYTDAYLEDLSALHIQPPTKLIKVSTVIDLMIEFIQKLVHQGDAYLEQENVFFDLNRWKGEYGKLSNRTLDSLAVARIEPETNLKHHPADFALWKKTEVGIKWTAPFGIGRPGWHTECALLNDFYFNHQTLSIHGGGVDLKFPHHENERIQYLAANNRELSEIWMHNGHLTFNDEKMSKSLDNMILVRDFLKDYHPDVLRWLFLTTAYTQPLDVSHDLLTQGQKFLDRLNNLTKKAKQLTAFNQLIDESTKESSSHFLERFNDFMNDDLNTPLVLSVLEQAIKAINKDLMKDKITPDFYQLKTMLKVLGFSTSVNLAVNQEEKSLFLAWKKALEQKDYKNADTLRSQLIAKGLL
- the nusG gene encoding transcription termination/antitermination protein NusG, translating into MNLENEKLEAELEKYPGQWFVINSNTGHEDKVRQDLLEKVKNQNLGNIIFDVRISKYLTETKSGKETEKNKFPGYIFINMNMTEEAWFIVRNTPGVTGFIGSSGRGAKPFPLTSEEVARMILNDQTQSDPVEPLEPSKEVKPVSGNKVITSGPNATQEKVVYTADFKIGDQVVIQTGPFMNKDGKVIDMDFDKGVAIISIEMFGRYTPTEVEFKNAKILTED
- the secE gene encoding preprotein translocase subunit SecE; protein product: MTPQEKELKKTQKRLKKEAKAKTRVTRKQAKSKKSDHAQSEGTTKRVLREKEIKKNLYNRSNFKATKTKEKIDWKLSFKEFPVKMVKEVSKIKWSGKQNLTNKFVQVIIFMLIFAVVFYLIDWGFQTLFSVMHVI
- the rpmG gene encoding 50S ribosomal protein L33, whose translation is MPKDHRKIILVCSDCLSRNYSLTKGNLTQKERLEVKKYCSTCNRHTLHKESR
- the rlmB gene encoding 23S rRNA (guanosine(2251)-2'-O)-methyltransferase RlmB, whose product is MKNLIYGRRVVEEFIQKHPTMVKQVWTSHYQELVKRTSLNQTLITVSTNQKMEKMFDQKVNHQGYVAEIKEFNYTPFNELLAAINTQEKAIVLVLDQIHDPYNFGAIIRSATLLNVSYLIILDHKQVLVNPTVVKTSAGTAYDMIISKVNNLTNALEKLKEVGFWIYASNLNQEALDARKIDYAPKTVVIIGNEEKGIGEKLTHHADVNVFLPSTQKIDSYNASVAASLLMFIISDHINLI
- a CDS encoding ECF transporter S component → MKSISRYLLTENNLAHVVAYFLLSLIALFLIYSLIRSTFFKRTYKGFKFTTKKITYIAMMAAVSSAVTVVISLTLPITVLPPVRMSFEGIMIKIAGMFFGPLVGMIVGLITELITIMFVPSYIHIAYLLLELGVGFLSGIAAVSQKWTGKKKWLTFLVINLFIILYGVIMVLITSSYDQNVKIFGAEISPDTYKFVFIGILGASLFVIWMVVGVFLVIEKSELLEIVLPIILLCVITEFLATTLIGSWGDSSFLGIPRDNGGYTSILMVRLIESPLKILFNTIILSTVYYILRPLVKTK
- the rplA gene encoding 50S ribosomal protein L1 → MAKLSKNRKAALTKVDKKTLYPVAQAINLMKEVASTKFDETVELAFNLNIDPRKADQQVRGAVVLPSGTGKSQRVLVLTTTKTKEATDAGADFVGSDDMIYKIQNENWFDFDVIIATPEIMAKLGPIGKVLGPKGLMPNPKTGTVTMDVKKAIEDVKKGKVEYRADKEGNIHTIIGKVSFDVSALENNFKTILSELQRVKPQTVKGDYIKSVTISSTMGPGIKIQLN
- a CDS encoding uracil-DNA glycosylase, with the protein product MSRFPQGWETFFEEEVKKDYFQQLWKTVQHEYYTTTVYPPGKDVFAVFKLVRPEDVKIVLLGQDPYHGKNQANGIAFSTASAITPRSLANMFKELKSDLDIDHPSNDLSGWVAQGVFLLNTILTVREHQPLSHQELGWETFVLNVLNFLNSNNKVILYCAFGNQAMKMYSKINGIKSENILRYGHPSPFSYDKYFKGTRPFSQINSWLEFHDLTPINWAQ
- the rplL gene encoding 50S ribosomal protein L7/L12, with protein sequence MAVTKDDIIKALETMTLTDLNDLVKGIEEHFGVVAAAAVAAPAAGADAAAAPSEVTVFLAEAGAQKVQVIKVVKELTGLGLMDAKKLVDGTLPVAIKENIKPEEAEQIKEKLVAAGASVDIK
- the rplJ gene encoding 50S ribosomal protein L10 codes for the protein MTQERPAHAKKALVIQEIAQKLTTNNGVAIAEYKNLTVAQMTTLRQEALKQGIEVKVYKDSLVRRAASESNLEPLNEFLTQQNVFIFSKEDGVAAPKLVAEFAKKNKDLVLKAGIFEGKIQDTTAINNIASLPSKEELYSMFANSLLYPLRQVMNAIKAVADTKA
- the rplK gene encoding 50S ribosomal protein L11; translation: MAKKVTRIAKLEFMAMQAKPGAELASLGINMPEFTKQFNDATKERAGDVVPVVITAYDDKSFDFVLKTTPAPVMLKKAAKIQKAAHNPGKETAGTISIEDLRSIAEYKLPDLNANSVEAAMKIIAGTAKNMGIKITGWDEGETK